CTCTTCTGCTGCTCGGTTAACAGTTCCAACGCCTCTGCCCCATTGGAAGCAGTCAGGATTTCGTAGTCTTCATCCATAAACAGACGTTGCAATGCCCTGAGGACATTTTTTTCATCATCAACACAGAGAATTTTAACAACTTCATGATTCATCCTGTACTCCTCTCATTATGTTGAAATATTCCAGGACTGAAGGATACACTGATAATCCTCCCTGGCGGCTGCGCTCACCGCCGCTAAATCACCCCGGCCAATGCCAAGATGCCCCCATAAGACACTCGGGATCGCCTCCCGGTTTGAGTTAGTACTGTTACCAAAGGCCAGAACCTTGGAAAACTGGTTAGCCACACACACGGCATGGCACAACTGAGATGTTGCCTGATCGCAGTCTTTTAATTCCGGTGGCAGCATGTGATGCGCTTTGACCCCGGTAACAATAGCCTCTGGAAATTTCCATTCCCGAAGGAGCTGGGAACCGATAACTTGATGGGTAAAACCGAAGACCTTTACTTCGGCCTCTTCCTGAGTCGCATCTCCCTCACGGACCATCTGATAGACGTGCTCCGACTCGCTCAAGCACTGACTTATTAAAATAGTCTTGCCGATATCATGGACAATGCCAAGCAAAAAAGCCTGCTCCGCCAGTTTAACGGCGGTCCGTGCCATTAGAATCCTGGCGCAGACCGCCGTACCCAGGCTATGATTCCACAACCCCTTGACATCGATAGTCGAACTCATCCGCTGTTTAAAAAAAGAATAAATCGAGACACTAAGGGC
The sequence above is drawn from the Desulfobulbaceae bacterium genome and encodes:
- a CDS encoding HDOD domain-containing protein, producing the protein MISTHDIIAKIGDLPSLPSVASRINAEIENEALSAKTLGAIISEDSSLATRMLRLANSAFYGMSRQIASIDKAVMILGFDTVKNLALSVSIYSFFKQRMSSTIDVKGLWNHSLGTAVCARILMARTAVKLAEQAFLLGIVHDIGKTILISQCLSESEHVYQMVREGDATQEEAEVKVFGFTHQVIGSQLLREWKFPEAIVTGVKAHHMLPPELKDCDQATSQLCHAVCVANQFSKVLAFGNSTNSNREAIPSVLWGHLGIGRGDLAAVSAAAREDYQCILQSWNIST